In Syntrophobacterales bacterium, a genomic segment contains:
- a CDS encoding glycosyltransferase, producing VLSKSARIIVLSSYTAEKLVRNYAAPRKKIAIVPGGIDLVRFAPARDKNAAQELLGLPPGKFVMLTVRNLVSRMGLENLLLAMVEVVKKCPDSLLVIGGTGPLEEKLKTQAQDLKINDHLLFKGFIPEDELPDYYRAADLFVLPTVDLEGFGLVTLEALASGTPVLGTPVGGTNEILKRFDSDFLFKSPVPEDMAELMIKICSLYKKNPEKQKMDSVRCRMFAQEYYSWEANVTLTEGILTGLGDSTDQ from the coding sequence GGGTTTTATCGAAATCAGCTCGGATCATCGTGTTGAGCTCCTACACGGCGGAGAAGCTTGTTCGCAACTATGCGGCGCCGCGAAAGAAAATCGCCATTGTCCCCGGGGGAATTGATCTTGTCCGCTTCGCCCCTGCGCGGGACAAGAACGCTGCCCAAGAGCTTCTGGGCCTTCCTCCGGGAAAATTTGTGATGCTTACGGTAAGAAATCTGGTCTCGCGTATGGGGCTGGAGAATCTGCTTTTGGCGATGGTCGAGGTTGTGAAAAAGTGTCCGGATTCTCTGCTTGTTATCGGCGGCACAGGGCCTCTGGAGGAAAAACTGAAAACGCAGGCGCAAGATCTGAAAATTAACGATCATCTATTATTTAAGGGGTTTATTCCGGAAGATGAACTGCCTGATTATTATCGCGCTGCGGATCTATTCGTCTTGCCAACCGTTGATCTGGAGGGGTTTGGACTGGTGACGCTTGAGGCATTAGCCTCCGGAACGCCTGTCCTGGGAACCCCCGTCGGGGGAACCAACGAAATTTTGAAACGTTTTGACTCCGATTTTTTGTTCAAGTCGCCGGTGCCGGAAGACATGGCCGAATTGATGATAAAAATCTGCAGCTTGTATAAAAAAAATCCCGAAAAACAAAAGATGGACTCTGTACGTTGTCGGATGTTTGCCCAGGAGTACTATTCCTGGGAAGCCAATGTGACGTTGACTGAGGGAATACTTACGGGTTTAGGTGATTCAACCGATCAATGA